One Paroedura picta isolate Pp20150507F chromosome 16, Ppicta_v3.0, whole genome shotgun sequence genomic region harbors:
- the LOC143825754 gene encoding uncharacterized protein LOC143825754 isoform X1: MAHVFLVPILVFLHAVLPPDSAAEELPSPELLVHPEYHPYYEGENVEFSCVAKINKTVGGYQFFSRDGPVVPKLVINGFWSGQLFVTVQREKAGTYSCEYWRGDIGEGTSSQRSNTITLDVQEAPKKPSLALNHIHPENRWGDYVSLVCSAPPEAKEIVEFQYFGDRQIIQAPKPLNNTDIYNLSITEPKDLGKFRCAYIQFLSGRNVRSKKSDPVFIDLAASLGSRWGRILATGGAFFTINGLIFLITHYYFLPKVSARNCS; the protein is encoded by the exons ATGGCTCACGTCTTTCTGGTTCCCATCCTGG TTTTCCTCCACGCCGTTCTCCCGCCAGACTCAGCTGCAG AAGAACTCCCTTCCCCAGAACTTTTGGTGCATCCTGAATATCATCCATATTACGAAGGTGAAAATGTAGAGTTCAGTTGTGTGGCTAAGATCAATAAGACGGTGGGCGGATACCAATTCTTCAGCCGGGATGGGCCTGTGGTGCCCAAACTGGTCATTAATGGTTTTTGGAGCGGCCAGCTGTTTGTCACCGTTCAGAGGGAGAAAGCGGGAACTTACAGCTGCGAATACTGGAGGGGGGACATCGGCGAAGGGACCTCATCTCAGCGAAGCAACACAATCACGCTAGACGTGCAAG AAGCACCCAAAAAGCCATCCCTTGCTTTGAACCACATCCACCCAGAGAACAGATGGGGAGACTATGTGAGTTTGGTGTGTTCGGCTCCACCTGAAGCAAAGGAGATCGTGGAATTCCAGTATTTTGGAGACAGGCAGATCATCCAGGCCCCAAAGCCATTGAACAACACTGACATATACAACCTGAGCATCACTGAGCCGAAGGACCTGGGGAAGTTCAGGTGCGCCTATATCCAGTTCCTTTCTGGGCGAAACGTCCGCTCTAAGAAGAGTGACCCCGTCTTTATTGATCTGGCAG CTTCACTAGGCAGCAGATGGGGACGGATCTTGGCCACCGGTGGGGCTTTCTTCACCATAAATGGTCTCATCTTCTTAATTACCCACTACTATTTCCTACCAAAG GTCTCTGCAAGGAACTGTTCATAA
- the LOC143825754 gene encoding uncharacterized protein LOC143825754 isoform X2: MAHVFLVPILVFLHAVLPPDSAAELPSPELLVHPEYHPYYEGENVEFSCVAKINKTVGGYQFFSRDGPVVPKLVINGFWSGQLFVTVQREKAGTYSCEYWRGDIGEGTSSQRSNTITLDVQEAPKKPSLALNHIHPENRWGDYVSLVCSAPPEAKEIVEFQYFGDRQIIQAPKPLNNTDIYNLSITEPKDLGKFRCAYIQFLSGRNVRSKKSDPVFIDLAASLGSRWGRILATGGAFFTINGLIFLITHYYFLPKVSARNCS; the protein is encoded by the exons ATGGCTCACGTCTTTCTGGTTCCCATCCTGG TTTTCCTCCACGCCGTTCTCCCGCCAGACTCAGCTGCAG AACTCCCTTCCCCAGAACTTTTGGTGCATCCTGAATATCATCCATATTACGAAGGTGAAAATGTAGAGTTCAGTTGTGTGGCTAAGATCAATAAGACGGTGGGCGGATACCAATTCTTCAGCCGGGATGGGCCTGTGGTGCCCAAACTGGTCATTAATGGTTTTTGGAGCGGCCAGCTGTTTGTCACCGTTCAGAGGGAGAAAGCGGGAACTTACAGCTGCGAATACTGGAGGGGGGACATCGGCGAAGGGACCTCATCTCAGCGAAGCAACACAATCACGCTAGACGTGCAAG AAGCACCCAAAAAGCCATCCCTTGCTTTGAACCACATCCACCCAGAGAACAGATGGGGAGACTATGTGAGTTTGGTGTGTTCGGCTCCACCTGAAGCAAAGGAGATCGTGGAATTCCAGTATTTTGGAGACAGGCAGATCATCCAGGCCCCAAAGCCATTGAACAACACTGACATATACAACCTGAGCATCACTGAGCCGAAGGACCTGGGGAAGTTCAGGTGCGCCTATATCCAGTTCCTTTCTGGGCGAAACGTCCGCTCTAAGAAGAGTGACCCCGTCTTTATTGATCTGGCAG CTTCACTAGGCAGCAGATGGGGACGGATCTTGGCCACCGGTGGGGCTTTCTTCACCATAAATGGTCTCATCTTCTTAATTACCCACTACTATTTCCTACCAAAG GTCTCTGCAAGGAACTGTTCATAA
- the LOC143825754 gene encoding uncharacterized protein LOC143825754 isoform X3, with product MAHVFLVPILEELPSPELLVHPEYHPYYEGENVEFSCVAKINKTVGGYQFFSRDGPVVPKLVINGFWSGQLFVTVQREKAGTYSCEYWRGDIGEGTSSQRSNTITLDVQEAPKKPSLALNHIHPENRWGDYVSLVCSAPPEAKEIVEFQYFGDRQIIQAPKPLNNTDIYNLSITEPKDLGKFRCAYIQFLSGRNVRSKKSDPVFIDLAASLGSRWGRILATGGAFFTINGLIFLITHYYFLPKVSARNCS from the exons ATGGCTCACGTCTTTCTGGTTCCCATCCTGG AAGAACTCCCTTCCCCAGAACTTTTGGTGCATCCTGAATATCATCCATATTACGAAGGTGAAAATGTAGAGTTCAGTTGTGTGGCTAAGATCAATAAGACGGTGGGCGGATACCAATTCTTCAGCCGGGATGGGCCTGTGGTGCCCAAACTGGTCATTAATGGTTTTTGGAGCGGCCAGCTGTTTGTCACCGTTCAGAGGGAGAAAGCGGGAACTTACAGCTGCGAATACTGGAGGGGGGACATCGGCGAAGGGACCTCATCTCAGCGAAGCAACACAATCACGCTAGACGTGCAAG AAGCACCCAAAAAGCCATCCCTTGCTTTGAACCACATCCACCCAGAGAACAGATGGGGAGACTATGTGAGTTTGGTGTGTTCGGCTCCACCTGAAGCAAAGGAGATCGTGGAATTCCAGTATTTTGGAGACAGGCAGATCATCCAGGCCCCAAAGCCATTGAACAACACTGACATATACAACCTGAGCATCACTGAGCCGAAGGACCTGGGGAAGTTCAGGTGCGCCTATATCCAGTTCCTTTCTGGGCGAAACGTCCGCTCTAAGAAGAGTGACCCCGTCTTTATTGATCTGGCAG CTTCACTAGGCAGCAGATGGGGACGGATCTTGGCCACCGGTGGGGCTTTCTTCACCATAAATGGTCTCATCTTCTTAATTACCCACTACTATTTCCTACCAAAG GTCTCTGCAAGGAACTGTTCATAA